Genomic DNA from uncultured Vibrio sp.:
CTGAAATCGCGAATGAGCGTAGTTTTCTCAAACGCTATAACTTAACTGGTCAGCTGGAATCTGGATTATATCATTTAACGGTAGTCGCCAAAGATAAATCTACATATCGGACTTGGGTTATCTTGGGAGACTCCAACTCAAGTCAGTACGTTCGCTGGACTTCTAAAGAAAATTGGAAAGTTGAAAAGAGCGCACTGAGAAATCCGCATTGTCCATTGCCTCAGCTTGAAGTAGGGCTTTATGACTACATCGAAGGTCAGTATGAACAAATGTGGAAAAAAACCTATGAGTCGAATTATCCTGAGTCACTAGAACTCGCTGGTGTACCAAATGATCGTTACGTTCTCGCAGTCAGTATCAACAGTCGCCGTTGGCAAGGTGACATCATTGTTGAGCAAGCTCAAACAATAAGTCGTACTTATGACCTGTCGCAAGAAGAATAACTAAAGAAATTACATTTGTGCCGATATAAGTTCAGGAAGAACAAAATCACAAGTGTAGTATGAAAACTCAATCCAGAATATTATCAACCGTTATTACCGCATCTCTGTTTTCCAATGTAGCTTCTGCTGCCACTT
This window encodes:
- a CDS encoding DUF2861 family protein, with translation MKILLPVVLSLVLVKPVQAMDWFRTNTPLTQAHQHLLEDDLSGMFNTLVELWQTEPSRDLTSHLNDLLGQSLTKDCGKSLTTVTLPAWISGVNVIRQTIQSPGRDTFRLVVKVRATTEVEQITFKRWVDSSISADSSFAIEETSQGAEIANERSFLKRYNLTGQLESGLYHLTVVAKDKSTYRTWVILGDSNSSQYVRWTSKENWKVEKSALRNPHCPLPQLEVGLYDYIEGQYEQMWKKTYESNYPESLELAGVPNDRYVLAVSINSRRWQGDIIVEQAQTISRTYDLSQEE